The Solanum lycopersicum chromosome 8, SLM_r2.1 DNA segment CTCTTACCGATCAATCAAATATCAATTATCAAttatcatattcttttttttgttttcattcgATTTTTAAGATAGACATTTAATGCAATTGTTCAAATCAAAGATAAAatacctttttatttttgttccttTATATATTCTTCTCTTTAACCATACAAGTCATTGTAGAAATTATGAGAATAATTTTGTCCATACGCAACAAAGATGTGTTCTATTTATTCTAATTCAGACCgaatactttttttctttctctttataaGTCCAAGAAACAAATACACGCGtatgaaaatatgataaaatggtaaaagtacgagtttttttatatactataattgatcaaaatttgaaaatatataatataaaacttaaaatttcgATTAGTTGAGTCAATAGATCTGATAGGCTAAATGCTTCTAAAAATGTGGACTCAAAATTCAACCCCACACTACTATAGGAGGGATCTGATCTTAGTTTAACGGATAGTGGATGtttttcaactcttttttttctttattagttCATGTCTAACACATGCATGTTGAGTCTTTGTGGGTGTTTTCAACTTGGACCATATATAACTAGTTTGtggataaaaagaaaatcaactttcctaacatattattttcttttagtatACGCGTATACACtaatataaataacatattttatgaggttaacttaattatttaatagataaataaaaaaatataaaatatttttctttaaagatTTGAATCAAAATATCTAATTGAAACAGTATTTTATTAGGATCAATTAAGAtgttcaattaaaataatttagttaaaatatctaaatagtaTTATGGTACCATGTCCCATACCCTTATAACTGAATCATTCATTAAGTCAAATTATTAAGTACAATAATCTTAACTGCATTTGATTACAGTTTGTTTTTGTGTACTATATCATCTTTCtgatttttataatattctttATTCTTGTTGCTTTCAACAaggagatgatgatgatgatgatactCCACTAAAAGTAGTGGAGGTAGGcacaaataaaaagataaatcaaTCCATTAATTATACAATAAGTTTATACTACTAATTTTACTGTAATTTAAAGCTACTTGACACTGGTAATTACGAGATTAATAATAAAGTATGGAAAAGATCAACTCGAGCTTTACAAAGCATAGAACTTGATTTGCCATAACAAAGAAAGATATATACCATTTGCACAAATTCCATGTATGTCATTAAGCATTAATTATGGTATAAGTTGACGATCAGcgtaaaatttactttttatatttattataaacttatttttcacTATATTgtgaaaatctaaaatttaattaCAAGTATTTTAGAAATAGTCGTTTAACGATAAAGTTGGAGAAAATAATTAGgagagtatttttttaaaattaatcatgTGAATTAAGTgtaagaaatttttatttatttattgtttaaaagaaaaaattatattgaacaagtaaaaaataaatcaaggtGGACATGAGGAATATAGATCTCTTTTATTCAGAAATAATGATGTTTAATTAATCTGGAAAAGCTTGAGAACTAAAGTGGATTAGTACAAATTTTGTACTACAAACTCCAATTAATTTGTGAGTAGTTGATTAAGAGTAAAGAAAGGAGTATGATTAAGTATATAGCTAGGTGTCAGTCCCCACGTCTTCCTCTCTTTCTTATGCCTAATTTTCAGCTAAATGTTTCCTAAGTACTAATTGTTTAAACACTCTAATTATTGCATTAAACAATGTTTGGATCTTGTTTTACTAACTAATTTATATAGTCAAGTACAAAAAGTCCAATTTGGGGCCATACCTATAGATATTTATAGCCCACTTGTTTGAATTATATCAGTCAAAATGAAAcaagattatttttatataccAATTATTTCTCTATCACTAgtgtatatattatatcaaaaaaatattattcttgtAATAATTACTAGTGTTTGGATTCGGCTAGTTTAGCTAGGCTGAACTTTGTTCTCCCTAGCTTATCTAtatatagtatgatgttttaaatataattttactcatttacttccttttattttaaattttaaatttttgtgatcttaaatttaaaaatatgttaaaatattttttaattttaatagtcTAGAATTAAAGAGAggtaaaaagagagaaattctTTCTAGAATGAACAAATTAAATAGATAGGAATATTTTGTTCTCTTTGTATGGAACAGGTAGTTCCAACCTGTCCAATTTTAAGCatcatctcttcttctttttttttttttttgcttctctttgatgaaatatatttactttGAAACTcagttaatttaattttactttaatataaaataatttttttatgaaaaacaatTTCACTCACAATCCTTGAAGTTAGAATTTCTAATTATAAATGGAGGGAGGGTACTTATTACTACCATTTTATACAACACTACTACTTAACCACTATGTACACAtacatattaatttaaatttgattatttatgtaattttagaattaatcatacatagtttaatttttaaagaatatttaatTAGTTGTCATTTGTCAAGCAACCAACAGGAAGCATCTTTTTGACTCTTTTAGCCAATCAGATAAAGATGAATGAATTTTCCACTGTCCACCTCTcttattcatcttttattttattcatatataattgaCATATCACTCATTATATTCGAAAAATAATTCACATTCATAATATtcgaatatatttatatagccTTTTGGAGAACTACAGGTTAATTCACGTCTTTGTCCAAAAAGGTTGATTTTTAAAGAGCACAAATTCAGTTTATTTCTAGatttcaaaattaaacataaaataaaataacacaaaagaaagaaagagacaTGAACCAAAAGTTGGGTTACTTTATGATGGAAGAACCTCCTCTACTAGTTCATTATcttcatgttttatttattacttatatatctatatatatatattgaaacaatttaaaaaaagattaactTAATCgtatataaaatattgtattacTCTCTAAGTTACCATATTAAGCTTGTTCTAAAAAGGTTTCTTGTAACtataagataattttatatgatctaataTATAGCAGTCATATTTATTGAAGCAATTCAATTGACACcttatcttaaaaaaattacttccatgtataaatatattgaatttcattgtctttttcatcttcttttaaaaaagtaaaaactcTAGTTCTGTCATAGCTTTACTAATCATATTAGTGTatagaaattaaattatatcctAAAAGTATTATTTCGAACTCAATAACTGTCGTCTAagtcttctatttttattttaaaaattcaatatatatataattaagattataaaatcataattgaataacttttaaaaatgaacATCTAATCTCAAATATGCGTGTAGTCATGTAGAGATCAATGATAAGGTCTGCATGCCCGCAGGATACTTGTTAAATAAACTCTCTCCATATATGGTGgttattatttcttctttttgcgTGTGTTTGTGGGTACATACataaacaatatttttctttccttagtaacatgagaaaataataaatatttctcaTAATATTAGTCAACTTATGCGCTACAAAcaacaattataattttaaaagtaaaatctaAAGAAGGTCAGATATATATGGACTTTATTAGTaggataaaaaagttattttcgaTAGACTCAgctctaaaataaaatagtcaacTTACAGTATGGAAGGCAATATTATATGAGTACAAAATCCAAAATTCTGGGACCAGAACCCATATGAAGAAACTCTAGGAATTGTTTACTTCATTATAAAAAGTTTTCATTCTTTGAGTTtaatatcttcttcttttttttgtaaaaatattccCAAGAACTATTAGTAGCTCTACCTCATTATATTGTATTCATCTTATTTGTAACTTGTACCATTGAAGAAGCTAACATAaggtgttattattttttataataattgaatTGTTGCAGTTGAAGTGATGAATAATAGCAACAGAGAATTAGAGGAAGTTGCTATGGATGAGGATGAAGATTTGTCTGAGAGTGCTATGAGAATTCAACCTTGGACAAAACAAATCACGTTACGAGGAATCATTGCTAGTACAATTATTGGTAGCATTTACAGTGTGATACAAATGAAAATGAACCTCACAACTGGGATCAATCCTAATCTCAATGTATCAGCTGCTCTTCTTGCCTATGTTTTCATTCAGGCATGGACTAAGATCATTAAGAAGCTCGGGTTTGTGTCTGTTCCTTTCACAAGACAGGAAAATACCATGATACAAACATGTTCTGTCGCGTGTTACAGCATTGCTCTCGGAGGTAGGTATCATAATGTTTTTTTGATTCTATGATAATGttgtgaaatatatatatttttgaaaattttcaggTGGACTAGGATCTTATTTATTGGGAATGGATAAGAAAACATATGAACTAGCAGGGGTTGGAACAGTTGGAAATACATCAGATAGTTATAAGAAACTTGAAATTGGTTGGATGATTGGATATCTTCTTGTAGTTTGCTTTATTGGACTTTTTGTATTAGTTCCGCTTAGAAAGGTACTTCACTAATTCTTGatcatttcaaattaattaattaattgatgaaaaCATCATTTTGCAATGAATGAATACACAGGTCTTGATAGTGGATTATAAGTTGACTTTTCCAACTGGAATGGCAACTGCTGTTCTAATTAATGGATTTCATGGAAAGAATGATAAAAAAGCTAGGTAagctttccttttcttttcttttttgtagtaattttttaaattatttactaTAAGTTGTTGATTATTTTGCAGAAAGCAAGTGAAAGGCTTCCTCAAGTTTTTTTCCTATAGTTTTAGCTGGGCTTTCTTTCAGTGGTTTTATACTGGCAAACAGGATTGTGGATTTCAACAGTTTCCTACATTTGGATTAAAAGCCTGGAAACAAACGTATGTCTTTTTAAGTTTAAGCTCAATACCCCTTATCTAAATTAAATGACGATGTATTTTTTGAATCTGCTTTAACATGATGATGGCCTAACATATACAATATTTCTGTTGTGGTCTAGATTTTACTTTGATTTTAGCTTGACTTATGTGGGAACTGGAATGATATGTCCACACATAGTAAACATATCATTGCTTCTTGGGGCAATTCTTTCATGGGGTGTTATGTGGCCTCTCATTGCAAAACTTAAAGGAGAATGGTTCCCTGCTGATATATCAGAATCCAGTATGAAAAGCCTTAATGGTTACAAGGTTAATATATGATAATCTCTCTCTCCAAAATTTTCTACATCATTTTCTAGTACTATATGTTTGTTGCTATATAGGTCTTCATCTCCATCGCGCTCCTCCTTGGTGATGGGCTCTACAATTTTGCCAAGATATTGTATTTCACACTGTCTAGTGTTCACGAGAGGTTCAAACGCAAAAATCTAAGTCCAGGTAAACTTCAGAATTTAGCTTTAGCTATAAGTACTGTTATGTATGGATGATGATTAATCAAATACTTGGATTACTAGATATATCAGCAGCAGGGGTGAGGCAGGAGAAGAAATCAGAGGATGTGAAGTACGATGAAGCGTTTGTTAGAGAGAGAATTCCAATGTGGATAGGAGGTGTAGGGTATTTAGCATTGGGGACTATTGCTGTGATTATGATTCCATTGATTTTCCATGAGATCAGATGGTATTGGGTGATCCTAGCTTATCTTTTTGCTCCGTCTTTAGCTTTCTGCAACGCGTATGGCTCAGGCTTGACTGACATAAACATGGCATATAACTATGGTAAAGTGGGACTTTTCATGATGGCTGCATTGGCTGGTAAAGAACATGGTGTCATTGCTGGTTTAGCTGGTTGTGGTTTGATAAAGTCAGTAGTTAACATTTCTTGCATTTTAATGCAAGATTTTAAGACGGGGCATTTAACATTGACATCTCCAAAAACTATGTTTCTTAGTCAGGCTATAGGGACAGCTTTAGGCTGTGTGATAGGTCCATTATGCTTCTTTTTGTTCTACAATGCATTTGATATTGGCAATCCAAATGGTGAATTCAAGGCACCTTATGCATTGATCTATAGAAACATGGCGATTCTCAGTGTACAAGGTGTTTCAGCTTTACCTCAACATTGCTTGCAGCTGTGTTATGGGTTCTTTGCATTTGCTGTTGCCATAAATTTGGTGAAAGATCTTTCTCCAGAGAAGATAGGGAAGTGGATGCCATTGCCTATGGCGATGGCGGTGCCTTTTCTAATTGGTGGTTATTTTGGTATTGATATGTGTATAGGGAGTTTGGTTGTGTTTGTGTGGCATAAACTTAACTCTAAGAAAGCTAAGGTGATGGTTCCAGCAGTTGCTTCTGGTTTGATCTGTGGAGAAGGTCTATGGATTCTTCCTTCATCTATACTTGCTTTGGCCAGGGTAGCTCCTCCAATCTGCATGAAATTCTTGGCTTCTTGAAGAATTTCAGTGTCCAACTGGtccataaaaatgaaaataactaatgtACTGATTTACAAGAACCTACAGCTCGTGTCGTTTATTTTTTTCTGTGCTCTTAGTCTAGGAACTGATAAAGTTGTATCTCACAGATGAAATTTATAATGAGAATGGGTGGCATTCATTTACAATAAATTTCGATATCCTGAGCAAAATATTACAAGTTTTCTGTAAGCATTGTACATCCATccaataacaaaatagaaaagagaATAAGGCATATAAAGAAAGAGAGGTGAGAGTAATAACATTGAAAATACACACTAATTAATCATGTTTTAGGCACAAGTATGTGTGCAAAGCTTGCATTCAATAGTTTAGAGATTTTTAAAGAGtgttttctattattattataagtaaaatCAATTGCACTACAGTAAAAAAACACGAATAACTTGAGAAATGGCAAGTAACTAGATATGATTAAGGATCAATCGTGTTTATAATGTCTCTGAATATATCTTAAATCCTTACCAAATGCATAACTAAAACAGCTATGCAGCATTTCCTCTTTCAATTTAAATAAGCAAATCAATTCGATagacgatcacaagaagaaccCTCTAAGAATTTAATTAAGAAAGTCTCATCCTTAATCCACGTCTATGAAACATCAGTACAAGCTCAAATTTCTGTAGTCCTGTGACGTACGTCCGCTTACAAGAGGAACTTCAATGAACCTCATTTCATgtgaaaaatcaaataatatacaAGTGTACATTAGCAACAGACTCCAGAGGCTAATAAATCAGGCTTTTCTCGAGCAGGAATCCCACCATTGAGGTTGATCATATAGTTACATGCAAAAAGCTTAT contains these protein-coding regions:
- the LOC101265663 gene encoding metal-nicotianamine transporter YSL1; this translates as MNNSNRELEEVAMDEDEDLSESAMRIQPWTKQITLRGIIASTIIGSIYSVIQMKMNLTTGINPNLNVSAALLAYVFIQAWTKIIKKLGFVSVPFTRQENTMIQTCSVACYSIALGGGLGSYLLGMDKKTYELAGVGTVGNTSDSYKKLEIGWMIGYLLVVCFIGLFVLVPLRKVLIVDYKLTFPTGMATAVLINGFHGKNDKKARKQVKGFLKFFSYSFSWAFFQWFYTGKQDCGFQQFPTFGLKAWKQTFYFDFSLTYVGTGMICPHIVNISLLLGAILSWGVMWPLIAKLKGEWFPADISESSMKSLNGYKVFISIALLLGDGLYNFAKILYFTLSSVHERFKRKNLSPDISAAGVRQEKKSEDVKYDEAFVRERIPMWIGGVGYLALGTIAVIMIPLIFHEIRWYWVILAYLFAPSLAFCNAYGSGLTDINMAYNYGKVGLFMMAALAGKEHGVIAGLAGCGLIKSVVNISCILMQDFKTGHLTLTSPKTMFLSQAIGTALGCVIGPLCFFLFYNAFDIGNPNGEFKAPYALIYRNMAILSVQGVSALPQHCLQLCYGFFAFAVAINLVKDLSPEKIGKWMPLPMAMAVPFLIGGYFGIDMCIGSLVVFVWHKLNSKKAKVMVPAVASGLICGEGLWILPSSILALARVAPPICMKFLAS